A stretch of DNA from Tautonia rosea:
ACCCCCAGCACGAAGGGCTCGACAGCGGCAAACTCCTGGCCGAGGTCGTTTCCCGAGTGGCGTTGTCAGGCTGGCAGGCGGTCAACTGCGACCTCGTGATCCACGCCCAGCGCCCGAAGCTGCTCGACCACAAGCCCGCCATTCGCGCCAATGTCGCCCGGTTGCTTGGCCTGCCCGAAGACGCCGTGAACGTGAAGGCCAAAACCGGCGAGCACGTCGGCCCGATCGGTCGGAGCGAGGCGATGAGTTGTGAGGCGATCGTGCTGGTCGAGCGAGCCGAGGGCCGGGGTCCGTGACCGAGGACCGGAGCGAGCAACATCCCCATGGCCTCCCGGGTCGGCGAATCAAGGCGACGCTCCCAGCGCTCCATCGGCCGGCTGATGGTTGCCATCGCATTGCTTGCCCTCGCACTGGCGATCGTTCGAGAGACAGTAAGACCCTGGCCGGGGAACAGGAGATCTCCGTTCTCAGCGCGTTCGGTATCCTGGTGTTGGGTGGCTTGCTGATCGCCGGGATGTACGGAGCGGCCTACCTGCTCTTGGTTATGATCCCCCGCGTCCTGCTCAATATCATCCTCTGGCTGATACCTTCCCTGCGAGCCGATACCGAAGATCCGCTCTGAGAACCTCCCGCGGCGACCGACTGGCCCGCCAAGCGAACCCCGATCGGAACGACCACGACCATGCCCATCCGCGTTTACAACACCTTGACCCAGACCAAGGAACCGCTTCAGACCGTCGTCCCCGGCAAGGTGGGCATGTACGTCTGTGGGCCGACGGTTTACTCGAACAGCCACATCGGCCACATGGTCGGGCCGGTAATCTTTGACACGATCAAGCGGTTCCTCGTCCACAGCGGCTACGGCGTAACCTGGGTGGTGAACATCACCGACGTCGACGACAAGCTTATCGTTCAGGCCAACGCCGAAGGCACAACCGTCAAGAACCTGGCCGAACGTGTGACGGCCGACTACCTCGCCTGCCTCGACG
This window harbors:
- the ispF gene encoding 2-C-methyl-D-erythritol 2,4-cyclodiphosphate synthase, which gives rise to MRVGIGHDTHRLVEGRPLILGGVRIDFDRGLAGHSDADIVLHAVADALLGAAALGDIGEIFPDTDPQHEGLDSGKLLAEVVSRVALSGWQAVNCDLVIHAQRPKLLDHKPAIRANVARLLGLPEDAVNVKAKTGEHVGPIGRSEAMSCEAIVLVERAEGRGP